Genomic DNA from Canis aureus isolate CA01 chromosome 4, VMU_Caureus_v.1.0, whole genome shotgun sequence:
ACGGGGCGGCGTGTATGCAGCACACACCCAAGGGTGGACCCTCCCTGAGAAGACACGTTCTGATTTAAAGTTCGAACTCAGGGCGCCTGTGGGgccagcggtggagcatctgccttcagctcagaccatgatcccggggtcccaggattgagtcccacatcgggctcctcacagggagcctgcttctcctccctctgcctgtgtctctccctctctctctgtgtctctcatgaataaataaataaaatcttaaaaaagtaaataaaactgaaaactcaACTAGGTCGGCCCTTCAGAAGCACAGTGAAGCCACGTCTGCCTGTGGGTTGTACCTGTAACAGCTGCCACCCGCATGTGCAACTGCCCCCCACCTGGAGGCAATGGCAGGGGCTGCCCCACGCACATGCACCTGTCCCCCACCTGGAGGTGATGGCAGGGGCTGCCCCCCACACgtgcacctgccccccacctggaGGTGACGGCAGGGGCTGCCCCACGTACGTGCACCTGCCCTCCCACCTGGAGGACGGCAGGCGTCCTCAGCCCCAGGGCCCAGCGGGCAGGAGGTCACAGAGCAGGGCCCTCGGGAGGCACCTACCTTGGGCATGGGGAACTCGCACTCCCCCGCGCAGTAGTAGGCATCGAAGGACTTGGGCAAGACAATCCATTCGTTCCAGCCGATGTCAGCGAAGTCCACCCTGAGGTACCTGCGGGAGCAGACCCTGGGCTCGGCCCACTGCCTCCGCCGGGCTTTCCGCATGGTCTGCTCGTCGAAGTCCAGCACCCGCGAGGCAGCCGGCGCGTCGGGGCCCTTCCTCCTGCGCTCCCGGCGCCCTGGCCGGGGCTTGAGTGCCCCGAGGGGGCCGCGCCACAGCTCgtgccggggccgcgggggctgcCGCGCGGGGGGCACGCGCCCTGGCCTCTCGTGCAGCCCCGGCAGCTCGTTGTCCTGCAGCGGCCCAGGAGCCTGCGAGGCCCGGCGCACGCGTGGGTCGGCCGAGCCGTTGTCGGCGGCGCGGGGCTCCGGGTCGGCCGCCGGGAGGGGGTCGTACCTCTGCAGCGTCCCCGCCACGCTGTTGGGCTCCGCGATGGCCAGGTCGTCGGCGTAGACCAGCAGGTAGGGCAAGGGTGCGCTCGGCCCCGCCGCGCCCGGGGCGCCCCCCGCGGGGTCCAGCTGTGCCCACAGGAGCAGCTCGCCGGCCTGCCGCGCGGCCCGCACGATGGGCGAGATGTCCCGGGCCTGCCACAGGCTGCGCGGCGGGGGCGCCAGGGCCAGGGCCCCGCGGAGCAGCCCCTGCGCGGCCGTGTTCTGCGCGACGCTGCGGAAGAGCAGGTGGCGTCGGGTGGGCGGCCCGGGGGGTGGGAGGCGGCAGGACGCGCTCCTCGCCCGCTGCCTGCAGGGCTCCTCGCGCGCCCGGGGCCAGCGGGGCTCCATGTACAAGTGGAAGGTGGCCGAGAGGATCACCTCCGAGTCTTGCAGGGAAGTCAGGTTGAAGACGTACGCCTGCCTCTGGTCCACCGTGTCTGTGAGGGCGGGAGGGACACAGTGGGTTAGGGCCCTGGGTCAGACGGAGGGGGTGCCCAGTGGGAGGCCTCCAGGAGGCCCGCCAGGCTCGCCTCTCCTCCTGTGATCCTCCCTGGAGGCCGAGGGGGCGCCCTGACTTATCCCCAAGGAGCAGGTGAGGAACTGAGGTGGGTCGGGAGGCCAGGGAGGTGGGGATCCTGCATCCCATTGCAGGAAGGAAGGGGTAGGAGCCATggcccaggccctccctccctgcagctCAGGGACAGGCGCCAGCCTCAGGACACCTCCACTCAGGAGAGGAGGTGGAATCAGGTTTCGGGATTTGGAATGCTCGGATTCGGGGCAAGCCCTGGGCGGGCCTCCTGCTTgtgcccagccctccctcccacccacgtCAAACAGGCTCATTCTTCCAAATGTGGTGAACGGCGTGGGGCACCCCTGGCTCCCTGCGCTCCGAGTCCTTCCGGGGGGCACCCGGACCGGAGGGCACAACTGTCTGGGCATCTGCTTCTGGTTTTGCCCAAGGGCTGGGAAAGCTCATTTCACAAAGAGAGAGCGCCATCCGGGTTCCATGGGGCCACTCGACAGGTCTGCAAGGACCCGCTGGCTCTCCAGAGGCCAGGATCAGGGTAAGGCCAGGATCGGGGTAAGGTGGGATCAGGGTAAAGCCCAGGATCAGAGTAAGGCCGGGATCAGGGGTGAGGCCGGGATCAGGGGTGAGCCTGGGATCAGGGGTGAGCCGGGATCGGGGGTGAGGCTGGGAACTGTCTAACACCTGGTGCCTGGCTCAGAAGCGCTCGGGCCTCCCCCCCGGGCCGTCCTCCTGCCGGCCTCTGCCAGGTGCTCCCCGGGGCCACCGGGCAGACATCCTCATCCCTCATCCGTGGCCTGGGAGGCAGCCCGAGCCAGGCAGCCGAGTCCTCGGGGGCTCGCACTGGAGGAGGTGTCCGCGGGGTGGCACAGGCTTCCAGGAGCCCGGGGAGGATGGGCGCGGGCTGCCCAAGCTGCGGGGGGATGGAGCCCGAGGCGCGGCACCGTGCATaggcaggaccctgggctcacggGGTCTCAGACTCCCTGACACCTGCACCCACGGAACCGGCTGAGACTTggttgtcttttgttgttgttgtttttcaaccAAAATACTCAATTTAGGGTCATTTCCTTCCCTTGGGAGGAAGGCGTAACGCGCGTACGTGCTACACGCTCCACCCGTGGGGCAGCGCGGGCCGGAGGGACATGTGCACGTGGCTCCACAGACTGCGGGCCTTGGTGCCTGGGGCTCAGATTCTGTACCTCTGCCGCCCTCCCCCGGAGATGCTCACTTGAGGGTCTGGCACAGGGAGGCCGAGGGATTTGGTTTTTAAGCAGCGTCGCAGACAGTTCTGCCCATCAGGCACGTTGGTATAGGTCTGGGGCGCAAGCCCGCCAACAGCGCAGCCCCCCGTCCTCCAGGCTGCTCAGGCCCTGGGGAGCcagaccccaggctgcagcccgaCCACGCTCAGCGGCCTCGGGTGCACAGTGGGGTCTTGTGTCACCGACTACAGGACTCGGTACAGGACACGCAGCATGCCAGGCATGGAGGAggagcccctccccccactcaagcTACACGCATGCCCGATTCCACAGAGAGGAGCGCAGAGGCCATTCGTCTCTGGAGCGAGATGGAACTTCACAAGGGGGTTCGGACTTGCCTCAAGCCACCAGCTGGcccggggcagggcctgggcgTGCACCCGTCTGACCCCACGGCCGTGCCCCCGTGTGCCCTGCTGGAAGGCCCCTGCCTCCTACGGGATAGCAGACGTAACAGAGGCCACGCGCTGTGAAGTAATCATTTGGGCGTTTTGGGGTTCTAACTCCGAGGAAGAAGAGACTAACTTTACCTAGATGAGCTCTTCTCTCCTGGGAGTTCTAGAAATCTGAGAATCCGAACTGGGTCCACTTTGTGGGCACTCAGCCTCCTTCCCGAAAGTGGtagggggctgcaggggggcagggagaggtccCCTGGGCACCCTGCTGGCCTGGGGGAACAGGACTCAAGCCAAAGGGAGACTTGTCCCTTCACCACGGCCCTAGAATCAGCCATCAGGATGGCCAAAGTGAGAACGTGGGGCAGAAGATTCCGGCACCAAGGTAGGCTGGAGGAAGGGAGCCGTGGGCCCCGGGGGTGCTGCAGGAAAGGAGCTGAGGGCATGGGTATGAGGTGCTCATCGCGGGCCCCGGGGGAGACCCGGCCTGCATCACTTGCCAGCCgtggagccagaggcagatgggagcctctctgtgcctcagtttccacatctgttaGTGGGGCAGGGTGTTTGTAGGCACCTCCTACAGTTGTGTGATCATCTCTGCCGGGCTCgcatggtgcctggcacccaACACTCGCTCAGAACATAGCAGCCGTGTGGTGTCACCAGCCTCCACCCACGCGCTTTCGCTTTCTTCTCCCCCAGCTCGTGCACTTTTCTGGGCAGCGCCAAGAGTCCACGCGTCTTTGTGTCCTCTGGGCTCACGGCACCTGCCACCTAATGAGGGGCTCAGGAAATCCTCGGGGAACCAAATGCCCGTGACCTCTGGCATTGCTGGCAGACAGGTGCGTACTGTCGTGGTCATGGAGACCTGAAGACAGAAGCTCGGAAACATTCAGCCGCTTGCCCGACTTCACCCAGGTCGATGGGGGAGCTTAGATTTAAACACAGGTTGTTTGGGAGGCGGAGCAGGTCTCACCTTAAGCCCCAGGGTCAGGCTCAGAAGCTCGCTCTGTCTAGGCGTAATAGGGAACGTGACACCtcgagggggcgggggcagggtggCTAAAGCAAGAGCAACAGCATCTAATAAATCACCGACACctgggccaggcactgtcctaagcaCCCGGCATGTCTCAGTTCATCCCAAAGCCCCACAAGGAAGGGAGTGTTACTAGCTGCCTTCCAGACgtgaaaacaaacaagcaacgGCAGGTGAGTCACGAACAGGTTTAGCCCCTGGTCACACTCAGCACTGGGACCTCAGCAGCCCGGCCCTGCGCTCGCATCTGAGCTAGGCTGCCTGGTGGCAGCAAGGAACGCAGCTCCAAtggccccagggcccagccactGAGGCTGCAGAGACCACTGTTGTGCCAGGGGATGGCCTGGGGCCCCCGGCCCGGAGCAAAGGCCCCCACATCAGAGCCTCGTCCACAGGTGAGGGGTGGGAAACCAGACGGCCCGGCCTACGCCAAGCCAGGTGAGAAGCCACGTCCTCCCACGGAGCGTTCACCTGTCCGCCTTGTGCTCAGAAGCTCCTGTCCAGGGACCCGGAGCCTGGACCCACGCCTGGTCAAGTGGTTCCAAAGAATGTGCTGGATCGTCCGACAGTCCAGACTCCCCGGATCATCCGGATCTCGCAGAGAATCTTCTGCTCTACCGTCTGTGTCCTAAGTCCTGGGCTTAGCtctgagggaggtggggagaggatgcTGGCAGGGGAGCGGCGCTGGCTGGGCAGATGCGGGGTGCCAGTGaaagcctccccctccccagccttcGTTTTCATCTCTGTCAAGTGGGAGGGCTGGATGGGAGGTGCCGTCCTCCGTCCTTTCCAGGGTAACATCCTACAAGTCACTGGTACTTGCATTGCCCTGCTCTGCGCAGACGGGAAGATAGGACTGAGCGCGTCCATGCCGGGGCTGCAGGCAGTGGGTGCGCAGCAGCACTGACCCTGCCGGCCCTGCTCTCCTCAGCGACAAGGCTCTGGGGACCGGGTTAATGGCAAGGTCCAGGGCACACCTATATGGCCTTAAATGCCTTGCATTTCCATGGGAATAACCCGCACCAACACCTCATCTGGTTAGTGCTGGGCTCTGGGCAACCCTGCGGGAAAGGTGCCGCACACCTGCCCACCTGTCGATGAGTGCAGTCAAGTCCACGGGGCtttagtgacttgcccaaggtcctgATCATGCCGGATGATTCCTGAGTGGCTTAATTTAATAATGCTGCTCCAGAAGCGGACCCCGTGTGATAAATAAAAAGCACCAGGGAGGATGGACTTAGGTCCAGTTGGCGTGGAGCCCGGGAACGGTACCGAGTGGTCTGCTTGGTGGAGGAGGGACAGGCCCCCTGGGGCAGGTGTTCCCAGGACAGTCACACAGGCCAGCTTCCGGGTCTGGCTTTGAGGCTGCAGGTATAACCTGGCTCACCGGCCATCCGCGGGCGGCCGACCTGACCCAGCCTGTCTGTCGGGCCTGCTCCTCTCCACTGCAGAGGGTCCGTCCCTGGAGACCGACAGCGTTTCTCCCGCTGGACGGCCTTCTCCCCCACAAGTGCTGCTGTGGACCCCTCCCCACACTTTCTGGGATGGCGTCCTGTGACATGAGCGGTCTCCATGGCAACAGGGTTTTCCTGCCACCCTTACCACCAGGCCGCCCGTCCT
This window encodes:
- the GDF10 gene encoding growth/differentiation factor 10, whose translation is MGRCPARTSQTPGRTRPPPPPRPLLLLLPLLLLLLRGAGGDPPEPAPPAPAARPAAARTPRGALGDAASALGLGARDAAAAHMLRLYDKYGRRGARPGGGNTVRSFRARLDTVDQRQAYVFNLTSLQDSEVILSATFHLYMEPRWPRAREEPCRQRARSASCRLPPPGPPTRRHLLFRSVAQNTAAQGLLRGALALAPPPRSLWQARDISPIVRAARQAGELLLWAQLDPAGGAPGAAGPSAPLPYLLVYADDLAIAEPNSVAGTLQRYDPLPAADPEPRAADNGSADPRVRRASQAPGPLQDNELPGLHERPGRVPPARQPPRPRHELWRGPLGALKPRPGRRERRRKGPDAPAASRVLDFDEQTMRKARRRQWAEPRVCSRRYLRVDFADIGWNEWIVLPKSFDAYYCAGECEFPMPKVVRPSNHATIQSIVRAVGIVPGIPEPCCVPDKMNSLGVLFLDENRDVVLKVYPNMSVETCACR